One genomic window of Salvelinus alpinus chromosome 17, SLU_Salpinus.1, whole genome shotgun sequence includes the following:
- the LOC139543228 gene encoding uncharacterized protein has protein sequence CLADISVWMTDHHLKLNLGKTELLFLPGKDCPFHDLAITVDNSIVSSSQSAKNLGVILDNTLSFSTNIKAVTRSCRFMLYNIRRVRPCLTQEAAQVLIQALVISRLDYCNSLLAGLPACAIKPLQLIQNAAARLVFNFPKFSHVTPLLRSLHWLPVEARIRYKTMVLAYGAVRGTAPPYLQALIRPYTQTRALRSSTSGLLASLPLRKYSSRSAQSKLFAALAPQWWNKLPHDARSAESITTFRRHLKPHLFKEYLG, from the coding sequence tgtctggcagacatatcagtgtggatgacggatcaccacctcaagctgaacctcggcaagacggagctgctcttcctcccggggaaggactgcccgttccatgatctcgccatcacggttgacaactccattgtgtcctcctcccagagtgctaagaaccttggcgtgatcctggacaacaccctgtcgttctcaactaacatcaaggcggtgacccgttcctgtaggttcatgctctacaacattcgcagagtacgaccctgcctcacgcaggaagcggcgcaggtcctaatccaggcacttgtcatctcccgtctggattactgcaactcgctgttggctgggctccctgcctgtgccattaaacccctacaactcatccagaacgccgcagcccgtctggtgttcaactttcccaagttctctcacgtcaccccgctcctccgctctctccactggcttccagttgaagctcgcatccgctacaagaccatggtgcttgcctacggagctgtgaggggaacggcacctccgtaccttcaggctctgatcaggccctacacccaaacaagggcactgcgttcatccacctctggcctgctcgcctccctacctctgaggaagtacagttcccgctcagcccagtcaaaactgttcgctgctctggcaccccaatggtggaacaaactccctcacgacgccaggtcagcggagtcaatcaccaccttccggagacacctgaaaccccacctctttaaggaatacctaggatag